The following are from one region of the Hemitrygon akajei chromosome 6, sHemAka1.3, whole genome shotgun sequence genome:
- the tnni2a.1 gene encoding troponin I type 2a (skeletal, fast), tandem duplicate 1 — protein MFLIFDVHVLLQKRSKMTSSRRMHLKSLLLSLAKVAIEKEEADRIAEKERYMAEHCAALQVHGISMAELQDLCKKIHSQIDVADEERYDLQTRVDKTAKEIDDLNLKVFDLKGKFKRPPLKRVRMSADAMLRALLGSKHKVSMDLRANLKQVKKEDTEKEKDLRDVGDWRKNIEEKAGMEGRKKMFEGAE, from the exons atgttcctcatatttgATGTTCATGTATTGCTGCAGAAAAGATCCAAGATGACCTCCTCTCGCAGAATGCATCTGAAG AGCTTGCTGCTCTCACTTGCCAAAGTTGCGATTGAGAAGGAAGAAGCAGATCGGATAGCGGAGAAGGAGAGGTACatggcagaacattgtgcagcTCTGCAAGTTCATGGGATTTCAATGGCAGAATTACAG GATCTATGCAAAAAAATTCATTCACAGATAGATGTGGCTGATGAGGAGAGATATGACCTGCAAACCAGAGTTGATAAGACTGCCAAAGAG ATTGATGACCTGAACCTGAAAGTCTTTGACCTGAAGGGCAAATTTAAGAGACCACCCCTCAAGAGAGTGCGCATGTCGGCCGATGCCATGCTGCGTGCTCTGCTGGGCTCCAAACACAAGGTGTCCATGGACTTGAGAGCCAACCTGAAACAAGTGAAGAAAGAGGACACTGAAAAGGAGAAG GATCTGCGGGATGTTGGAGACTGGCGTAAGAACATTGAGGAGAAGGCTGGAATGGAAGGCAGAAAGAAGATGTTTGAGGGTGCTGAATAA